TCTGCATCCCCGACCGGATATTCAGGGATGTAAGCTTTAACATTTCTCAGTTTCAGATTGTAGCTGGCGTTGAGCATACCGCAGTAGGCGTCTCCTCTGCCCTGAATGAGATTATCACCGCTCTCCTCAGCTGCGGCCACAAACATTTTGGGACCGTCGAAGTGCTTGGCGAGCAGTGTCTCCGAGATCTCAGGACCGAAGTTGCCGAGGTAGACTGCCAGTGCATTGCAGCCTGCCTGTTTGATATCTTCCAGAGCCTGTACCATGTGGAGCTCACTCTCCACGATACAAACCGGGCACTCATAGATGGAGTCAGCCCCGTATTTCTGTGTATAGGCTTCAACCAGTGCCTTTCTGCGGTTGACAGACAGGCTTTCCGGGAAACAGTCCCTGCTCACGGCTACAATTCCTATTTTTACTTCTGGTAGATTGTTCATCATAGATTTCCTCCCAATATGATTTGACATTACAGTGTGATGTTATCGCCTTTCAGACCGCAGAATGCACCTTTGATCCCTGCATCCGGATGGGCGATCAGCCATTTGTTCTTTGCCGCCATCAGACGGTCCTCGCCTTCAGCTTGCAGCGGAAAATCGATGTCCGTGTTCGTTCCGCGGGGCAGGACGACAACACAGCGGAAATTTTCTCCGGAGACGGATATCGGCGCGTAGTGCAGCGTGGTGGCATAAAGCTCAGCCGCAGTTCCTGCGGGAAGCAGAAAGGCTTCCATCTTTGAGGTCTCATAGGTTAAATCGTCCGCGATATCCTGCTGCATGCCGAGCAGCAGGATGAGATCTGTCACAGCGACATTGATTTCCGAATCACGGTGGTACTCGACGGCATTCAGCGATCGATTGTTGCCGTTGCAGTAACCAATCTGAATGGGAAGCCCGCCGTAAGCCCTGTTTTTAAATTCTTCTGCAGCGGGAAGCTGTTCCATATCCTGATCGGACGGAACGTAAATCACATCATTGTCAGGCAGCGGTGTGTGTTTCATCTCTTCGAGAAGTCCGCTTACGTCATAAGAGCGAAGTATCTTTCCATATTTGCGGAAAGAGGGGGCCGTTATTTCCTGTATCCTCATAGAGATCCTCCTTCATGGTACGGCAGCCGGCCCGTTTGGACCCGCCGTGTTCTATATGGACATTATAACAACCTTTTTTTGCCCTGACGACCAAAAAATTAGCCTGTTTATGGCTATTTCTTATCCTTTTTGGAAAACTCTGTTTTGCGAAATTCACTGGGAAGGACACCGTAGCGCTTTGTAAAGACATGAGAAAAAGACTTGCTGCTGGCAAAACCGTGGCTCAGGGCAATCTCGCAAATGGGAGTTCTGGTATTCACCAGTTGTTTATAAGCATACTCCAGGCGGAGGTTCTGCAGATAAGTTTTAAAGGTAGTACCGGCATATTTCTGAAACATCCGTGACAAGTACGTGGGAGAGTATCCGAAAGTCTGAGCAAGACTTTCAAGTGTCAGATTCTGAGCATAGTTTTCCTTCATATAGGAAGTGATCCTGGAGAGGCGGTTCAGGTTCTTATTGCTGCGCACGAGCTCCGGATTGACATCCAGTTTCCGGTATTTTGTCACGAGCAGATACACCAGCATATAGAACTGGCTAAGGACTTTGAGCTCATAACCGCACTCTCCCCTGGCATATGTTGTGTAAAGGCTGTGCAGCAAAGTCATGACTTCAGCATCCTGATTGCGTGAGCTGTGTGAGAAATAAATGAATTTTTCATCCGTATAATAACTTTCGAAGGCAGACAGAGGAATCTGCAAGACGATCGTCAGGTTGGGCTTCGGGGACAGAATCGAATGGACCTCGTTGGAATTCACCAGCATGAATTCTCCGGGGATGAGCGGATATTCTTTTTCATTGATAAAAAACTGAAGTTCCCCCTCAAAAAGCGCAAAAATCTCGATCGAACGGTGCCAGTGCTTTTCGCGGTGATAATTGCCGTCCTTGCCTTCAAAGATAAACATCTTAAATGGAATGTCATCATTCGGCATGATCAGTTCGTGTGAAATGTCCATGGGTGTTCTCCTCTGCAATGTCATGAGATCTGTGATGAGCGGCTGCATGTAACTTTTACAAATATGCAAAGTATATCTTGAAATTTTCCGAAATTTTCTTGACGCAACCGCCTGAATTATGTACAATATAAATACAATATGATGCAAAACATAGATAAAATTTGAAAAAATGCACAA
The Ruminococcus gauvreauii genome window above contains:
- a CDS encoding DUF4867 family protein, whose translation is MRIQEITAPSFRKYGKILRSYDVSGLLEEMKHTPLPDNDVIYVPSDQDMEQLPAAEEFKNRAYGGLPIQIGYCNGNNRSLNAVEYHRDSEINVAVTDLILLLGMQQDIADDLTYETSKMEAFLLPAGTAAELYATTLHYAPISVSGENFRCVVVLPRGTNTDIDFPLQAEGEDRLMAAKNKWLIAHPDAGIKGAFCGLKGDNITL
- a CDS encoding helix-turn-helix transcriptional regulator, producing the protein MDISHELIMPNDDIPFKMFIFEGKDGNYHREKHWHRSIEIFALFEGELQFFINEKEYPLIPGEFMLVNSNEVHSILSPKPNLTIVLQIPLSAFESYYTDEKFIYFSHSSRNQDAEVMTLLHSLYTTYARGECGYELKVLSQFYMLVYLLVTKYRKLDVNPELVRSNKNLNRLSRITSYMKENYAQNLTLESLAQTFGYSPTYLSRMFQKYAGTTFKTYLQNLRLEYAYKQLVNTRTPICEIALSHGFASSKSFSHVFTKRYGVLPSEFRKTEFSKKDKK